A genome region from Tolypothrix sp. PCC 7712 includes the following:
- the map gene encoding type I methionyl aminopeptidase: MNIFSNLLSQTVQPNPPKQRRGIEIKSPREIDIMRQSAKIVATVLKEISELVEPGMTTADLDAHAEKRIREMGATPSFKGYHGFPASICSSINNEVVHGIPSAKKVIRTGDVLKVDTGAYYQGFHGDSCITIAVGEVTPEAAKLICVAEEALYKGIEQVKAGVYLMDIAGAIEDHVKMNGFTVVEEFTGHGVGRNLHEEPSVFNYRTREMPNVKLRAGMTLAIEPILNAGSKHTRTLADRWTAVTVDNALSAQFEHTVLVTETGYEILTDRTNV; this comes from the coding sequence ATGAACATTTTCAGTAACTTACTTTCGCAAACAGTACAGCCGAATCCTCCCAAACAACGCCGAGGTATTGAAATTAAATCGCCGCGTGAAATAGATATTATGCGGCAATCAGCAAAAATAGTGGCAACTGTACTTAAAGAAATTTCTGAGCTAGTAGAGCCAGGAATGACTACGGCTGATTTAGATGCTCATGCGGAAAAACGCATTCGTGAAATGGGTGCTACACCAAGCTTTAAAGGATATCACGGGTTCCCTGCTTCTATTTGCTCGAGTATCAACAATGAAGTTGTACATGGAATTCCTAGTGCTAAGAAAGTTATCCGTACAGGCGATGTCTTAAAGGTAGATACGGGTGCTTATTACCAAGGTTTTCATGGCGACTCTTGCATTACAATTGCCGTTGGTGAAGTTACTCCAGAAGCAGCTAAATTGATTTGCGTAGCTGAGGAAGCTCTTTATAAAGGTATTGAACAAGTTAAAGCTGGTGTTTACTTGATGGATATTGCTGGTGCAATTGAAGATCATGTCAAAATGAACGGCTTTACTGTAGTTGAAGAATTCACTGGGCACGGTGTAGGACGTAACCTACATGAAGAACCATCAGTGTTCAACTACCGCACCCGCGAAATGCCAAATGTCAAACTACGCGCTGGTATGACATTGGCAATTGAACCAATTTTAAATGCAGGTTCTAAACATACACGTACTTTAGCCGATCGCTGGACAGCCGTAACTGTAGATAACGCCCTATCAGCTCAGTTTGAGCATACAGTATTAGTCACAGAAACAGGCTATGAAATTTTGACCGATCGCACAAATGTTTAA
- a CDS encoding amylo-alpha-1,6-glucosidase — MANLDTREWLLTNGLGSFASGTVSDIRTRTYHGWFFAATNPPSGRTLLLSHLEASLEVEGKVVPLGTNYWDSGRIEPTGYQLLRAFELNPVPKWVWGQDNWQLSRQLIMPYGLEARAGEQGRDAIKDAMNRVSTSMGENSLQSASSPTLCHRLLIQYRYEGREEGLLRLRLLIGDRDFHYQQTASPELHFSQILLPQQVCLQAIVAGKFGTPWHLRWTQGEYQADAVWYWNYRLLEETKRGLGDREDLYSPGYLTVTLQPGDCVTLEVRLGFPDLKLAPLTDETFIEAIEAEQERLSQIFGWDEGDEGDEDVSITHHPLPITNYQCPMPHAPCPILQQLLKASDQFIVYRASIAGPTVIAGYHWFNDWGRDTLLALPGLALVPKRFELAKGLLRTFGYYCHQGLIPNAFPDVGGEPFYNSIDAALLWIETLGLYLEATEDWEFLAEQFPVVQQIHKAFVGGTRYNIHVDATDGLVGWEACGVALTWMDAVVGGEPVTPRLGKPVEINALWYSALCWLSKWAERLSQIPNGNSSERLAKQAQRYAQQAQQVKNSLQKFWNPKLSYLYDTIELDDGRNSQIRPNAVLALSLHHCGFSQQQGREVLALAASSLLTPYGLRSLAPSDPQYIGKYQGTPEQRDRAYHQGTVWSWLIGPFIRSWQRFYPETAPPFDWQPLLKHFSSDACLGSISEIFDGDEPHIPKGAIAQAWSVAEVIRYLPKSQG, encoded by the coding sequence ATGGCTAATTTAGATACAAGAGAATGGTTACTGACTAATGGTTTGGGTAGTTTTGCTAGTGGAACGGTTTCGGATATCCGTACACGTACCTATCATGGTTGGTTTTTTGCCGCGACAAATCCCCCTTCCGGTCGTACCCTGCTACTTTCGCACCTCGAAGCTAGTTTGGAAGTCGAAGGGAAAGTTGTACCCTTAGGGACAAATTACTGGGACAGTGGACGAATTGAACCAACAGGCTACCAACTGCTGCGTGCCTTTGAGCTTAACCCAGTACCAAAATGGGTTTGGGGCCAAGATAATTGGCAACTCAGTAGACAGTTAATCATGCCCTATGGGTTAGAGGCAAGAGCAGGGGAGCAGGGTAGAGACGCGATTAAAGACGCGATGAATCGCGTCTCTACAAGCATGGGGGAAAATTCTCTTCAATCCGCCTCATCCCCCACCTTATGCCATCGTCTGTTAATCCAGTATCGCTATGAAGGCCGGGAAGAAGGTCTTTTAAGGCTACGCTTGCTGATAGGCGATCGCGACTTTCATTATCAGCAAACTGCTTCTCCAGAATTACACTTCTCACAAATCTTGTTACCCCAACAAGTTTGCTTGCAAGCAATCGTGGCTGGAAAATTTGGTACACCTTGGCATTTGCGTTGGACACAAGGAGAGTATCAAGCTGACGCGGTGTGGTACTGGAATTACCGCCTGTTAGAAGAAACCAAACGCGGATTAGGCGATCGCGAAGACCTTTATAGCCCTGGTTACTTAACAGTGACTCTCCAACCCGGAGATTGTGTCACCTTAGAAGTAAGATTAGGCTTCCCCGATTTAAAATTAGCCCCTCTCACTGACGAGACTTTTATAGAAGCGATTGAGGCAGAACAAGAAAGACTTTCCCAGATTTTCGGCTGGGATGAGGGAGATGAGGGAGATGAGGACGTATCAATTACCCATCACCCATTACCAATTACCAATTACCAATGCCCAATGCCCCATGCCCCATGCCCCATTCTGCAACAACTATTAAAAGCCAGCGATCAATTTATTGTCTATCGCGCTTCCATAGCTGGCCCTACGGTGATTGCAGGTTATCACTGGTTCAATGACTGGGGGCGGGATACTTTGCTGGCTTTACCAGGGTTGGCACTAGTTCCCAAACGCTTTGAACTAGCGAAGGGACTATTACGGACTTTTGGTTATTATTGTCACCAAGGTTTAATTCCTAATGCCTTTCCCGATGTTGGTGGTGAGCCTTTTTACAACAGTATTGATGCGGCACTGTTGTGGATTGAAACTCTAGGTTTATATTTAGAAGCTACTGAAGATTGGGAGTTTTTGGCAGAACAATTTCCTGTAGTGCAGCAAATTCACAAAGCATTTGTCGGTGGCACTCGCTACAATATCCATGTTGATGCTACTGATGGGCTAGTGGGTTGGGAAGCCTGTGGTGTCGCCTTGACTTGGATGGATGCGGTAGTAGGCGGCGAACCTGTGACTCCCCGGCTAGGTAAACCTGTGGAAATTAATGCTCTGTGGTACTCTGCTTTATGTTGGTTGAGTAAGTGGGCAGAACGCTTGAGCCAAATCCCCAATGGCAATTCTTCCGAACGTTTAGCAAAGCAAGCGCAACGTTACGCCCAGCAAGCGCAACAAGTAAAAAATTCTCTGCAAAAGTTTTGGAATCCCAAACTCAGCTATTTATACGACACTATAGAACTAGACGATGGCCGTAATTCTCAAATTAGACCAAACGCCGTTTTAGCGCTGTCTTTACATCATTGTGGGTTTTCACAACAACAAGGGCGTGAGGTATTGGCGCTAGCAGCTTCCAGTTTACTCACTCCCTATGGATTGCGGAGTCTCGCTCCTAGCGATCCGCAATATATTGGCAAATATCAAGGAACTCCAGAACAACGCGATCGCGCTTACCATCAAGGTACTGTTTGGAGTTGGCTCATTGGCCCGTTTATCCGTTCTTGGCAACGTTTTTACCCAGAAACCGCACCGCCTTTTGATTGGCAACCCCTATTGAAACACTTCTCCTCTGATGCTTGTCTAGGCTCCATTTCCGAAATTTTTGATGGCGATGAACCCCACATACCCAAAGGGGCGATCGCACAAGCTTGGTCAGTTGCAGAAGTGATTCGCTATTTGCCTAAGTCGCAGGGTTGA
- a CDS encoding peroxiredoxin: MSLTYGTEGWLRVGQQAPDFTATAVVDQEFKTIKLSDYRGKYVVLFFYPLDFTFVCPTEITAFSDRYEEFKKLNTEILGVSVDSEFSHLAWIQTDRKSGGVGDLNYPLVADIKKEVSAAYNVLDPAAGIALRGLFIIDKDGVIQHATINNLAFGRSVDETLRTLQAIQYVQSHPDEVCPAGWQPGDKTMNPDPVKSKVYFSAV; this comes from the coding sequence ATGTCCCTCACTTACGGAACAGAAGGATGGCTTCGCGTTGGTCAACAGGCTCCAGACTTTACAGCAACAGCTGTAGTGGATCAAGAATTTAAGACAATCAAGCTTTCCGACTATCGCGGTAAGTATGTAGTTTTATTCTTTTATCCCTTAGACTTTACCTTTGTTTGCCCCACTGAAATCACAGCATTTAGCGATCGCTACGAAGAATTCAAGAAACTTAACACCGAAATTTTGGGTGTTTCCGTTGATAGCGAATTCTCTCACTTGGCTTGGATTCAGACTGACCGCAAATCTGGTGGTGTAGGCGACTTAAATTATCCTTTAGTTGCTGACATCAAAAAAGAGGTAAGCGCTGCTTATAACGTACTCGACCCAGCAGCAGGTATTGCTTTACGCGGTTTATTCATCATTGATAAAGATGGTGTGATCCAGCACGCTACCATTAACAACCTAGCTTTTGGTCGTAGCGTTGATGAAACCTTACGGACATTGCAAGCGATTCAGTATGTCCAATCTCACCCCGATGAAGTTTGCCCTGCTGGTTGGCAACCTGGTGACAAGACTATGAATCCCGACCCCGTGAAATCTAAAGTTTACTTCTCTGCTGTCTAG
- a CDS encoding peroxiredoxin family protein codes for MLTSTDFSGLFNERFFHNFLPIPAIYELRLDVGTPDFQLPDITNGTLLKLSNYRGKQPVLLAFTRIFTEKQYCPFCYPHIKSLNENYEEFQKRGIEVLMITSTDERQSQIVVRDLGLKMPLLSDPACKVFRRYRVGQALGAPLPAQFVLDKDGKLRYYHLFSFLDHNASVETLLAKF; via the coding sequence ATGCTAACTTCAACAGATTTTAGCGGCTTATTCAATGAGCGCTTCTTCCACAATTTTCTGCCAATTCCTGCTATCTATGAACTACGATTAGATGTGGGAACGCCAGATTTTCAACTGCCAGATATTACAAATGGTACTTTGCTGAAGCTTTCAAATTACAGAGGCAAACAACCAGTTTTATTGGCGTTTACCAGAATATTTACAGAAAAACAATATTGTCCTTTTTGCTATCCTCACATCAAATCTTTGAATGAAAACTACGAAGAATTTCAAAAGCGTGGGATAGAAGTTTTGATGATTACGAGTACAGATGAAAGGCAGAGTCAAATTGTTGTCAGAGATTTAGGCTTAAAAATGCCGTTATTGAGTGACCCTGCTTGTAAAGTATTTCGGCGCTATCGAGTAGGACAAGCTCTAGGAGCACCTTTACCTGCACAGTTTGTATTAGATAAAGACGGAAAACTCCGTTATTATCATTTATTTTCTTTTTTGGATCATAATGCCAGTGTAGAAACACTATTAGCTAAATTTTAG
- a CDS encoding glutathione S-transferase family protein, which yields MLTLYHAPLSPNSRRVWITLIEKGLEFELVEIKLNGEQFKPDFLEISPFHHIPALVDGDFKVIESLAILDYLEAKYPNPVMLPEDPKDLAIARMVQLVTVNELLPPTTTFLPQFLGLPPGDPEKIRQSEEKISVVLKFFESLLDDRPYFGSNNLTLAEVVAGTVVYVLPKVGISLIDYPKLSAWSDRLIARPSWQATQITPEMIKDFRAVLEARKAQQATS from the coding sequence ATGTTGACACTTTATCATGCACCGCTTTCTCCTAACTCGCGCCGAGTTTGGATTACATTGATAGAAAAAGGGCTAGAGTTTGAACTAGTAGAAATCAAACTCAATGGAGAGCAATTTAAACCAGATTTTTTAGAAATTAGCCCTTTTCACCATATTCCAGCTTTAGTAGATGGCGACTTTAAAGTAATCGAATCATTGGCGATTCTAGATTATTTAGAAGCAAAATATCCCAATCCGGTGATGCTACCTGAAGATCCAAAAGATTTAGCGATCGCACGGATGGTACAACTGGTAACTGTCAATGAACTTTTGCCACCAACTACCACGTTTTTACCTCAGTTTCTAGGCTTACCCCCAGGAGATCCAGAAAAAATCCGGCAGTCAGAGGAAAAAATTTCTGTAGTACTTAAGTTCTTTGAGAGTTTATTAGACGATCGCCCTTACTTTGGTAGTAACAACCTGACCTTAGCAGAGGTTGTGGCTGGAACTGTAGTATATGTATTGCCTAAAGTGGGCATATCTTTAATTGATTATCCCAAATTAAGTGCTTGGAGCGATCGCTTAATAGCACGTCCATCGTGGCAAGCTACTCAAATTACTCCAGAGATGATCAAAGATTTTCGAGCTGTTTTAGAGGCAAGAAAGGCACAGCAAGCTACAAGCTAG